The Musa acuminata AAA Group cultivar baxijiao chromosome BXJ1-8, Cavendish_Baxijiao_AAA, whole genome shotgun sequence genomic sequence GCATCATGGCAGCCATGTACTGCTGCTGGTACGGGTTGGCGGTGGCGACCACCTCGGGCGGCTGCGGCGGCGCCATCGTTTGGTGGTAGTAGCCAGACTGTGGAACTCCCGCCGGCAGTCCTTGCaccactgctgccgccgccgctgggATGTTTCCCATCATGCCACGACTGAGCATGGGATGATGACCCCCACCACCCGCTTCTTTCTTGCCGTGACCTTTGCTTGGATCACTGTTGACATTTGTGTTCCCATTGTTAGCGCCATTGTTCTTCCAACCATGCTTGGTGGCAGATCCACCACCGCCACCTTTTCTACCACCTCCGCCAGCGTCATTCCCTTGCATGGCGTTGCCTTTGTTCTGCACTGGCACTTCACCTTTCTCGGCACCGCTGCCACCGCCACCCTTCTTATTGCTCATGGCGTTGCCTTTGGACGCCGCGACCGCGGGCTTGATCTTGATGTTCTCCAAGTCACCATCGAATTCGGCGTCGAAGCAGTCAAACTCGTCCGTCTCGTCGTCCTCATCGCCAAACTCATCGTCAAGATCGTCTTCGTCGTCGTAGTCATCGAAGCCTCTGGGAGGAAAGGTAGATTTGGGATACTTCTCGGGTGGGAGCTTCGAGTCCTTCAGCTGCGGCAGCTGCAGGTCTTTCGCCCCCTTCATTTGCTGCAGTTGTTGAAGTAGCTGTTGTGTTGGTTTTGGGTGCTGACCTTTTCGGTctttcccaccaccaccaccaccgtttCCACCCTTTGGTTGCTTCCCGTTGTCCTGCTGCTGCGCTTTGCCATGTCGTGGCTGTGGCTTCTGGCCCTGGTTGATGATGATGTTGCCATTTTTAGGAGCCAACAGCTCCGCATGTTTGCCAGCCTTGCAGAGCTTCTTGATGAGGGTGGCAGGATCAACATCACCTGAGACGACGGTCACCCTCCCTTGCTCTACATCTATGCTGGTTGTATACACTCCTGATCACGGTATCAATTTGAAGCAGAAACAACAAAACAAAAGGAAACAAGCAGCTATAAGAAATGATAGAAAGGTAACGAAGATGGGTGCTCAAAGATAACAATGCTGCAGTTGAAGTACCATCAACTTTCTGGAGCAGGTTCTTGACCTTCTTCTTGCATCCATTACAGTGTATGCTGACTTTGAGAATGCATGTCTGCATGGTGAAGAGATTGTTCAAGGCACAGATGGAGATCAAGAAATGGCCTTGACAAGATCTTGGGTCTACAAGAAGCAAAGACAGAGAGAAGAAAAGGAGCAAAAAGTAAAGGTGAACTGTTTACCTGTATCTTTAGGAACTCGATGTCTTCTTTCTTACTCATCCCTTTCACCAGACACAAGAAACAGAATGTTTTGTGTacctcaaagcaaatgcaacaagGAAAAGATCAAGAGAAACCCACACAGAGGAACTGTTCTCTCTGAGAACTTCGTTACTCCAAAGGCAAGCTGTAGAGGAGAGAGGGATTGGTGCAGAATTCTCTCAGAAAAGATGAAGGCTTGGGGATTTATAGAGAGTGTGGATCGTGCATAACTTGACCATTGGAATGGCcagtgctgcctctctctctctctctctctctctctctctctctatacatatatatatatatagatgatttGACGTTCAATATACTCTTTATGATTgatagataatatattttatattaattttaaaacatCAACTATAATAgacttttttctattttaatgtTCGGAAAAACATCtcatatttattataaattcttatGGATCAATAAGCATTTAAAGATAGATATTTATTAGTTCTTAGGTAAAGATCACCGTGGTGGATACATCTCTCACCCATCCAACTCAGCAAACTCGTCCCTTTTCTACGTATCTGAGAATGCTGCTGAAGATGAAATCAAAGTTTGCCCCAACCAAACAAATGCAAACGATTATTTTTTATAGTTTATGTGGTGACATGATGGAGGTGGAGTCCATCAACTACTGCAATGCAAATGGAAAGCAGAGCAGAGTAATGGGTTGGATCACCTAAACCTCGTCCGACTCGTTTTGTAGTGTTCCCCATGCACGCCGGTCAACTCAGACCTTGGATTGAGACTCTTTCTCTCCGTCTCGTGGAGCAGatcgatggagagagagagagagagagagagagagagagagggagcaaaAAATCAAATAGAATATTGATAAAATCATAGTTTGACCTATTCTCGTAGAGAAATAAAATCGATTAAAATATAGAGGAGATTAAAAATGAATAAGTTGGATTAATCAATAGAATTGTGCCTATGATTTAGTAGTAACTATCACCAAGACTCTGTGGATTTAGAATTCTTAAGAATGAGTCCACTAATCTATTTCTACCTTTTGGATTACAACTCCTGGAGTTTGCAGTGGATTGTCATCGACCGACTATTAAGTTAGTGGCCGACAACAACACTAATGACATCCAAAACATATGGTGGTGGAGTAGAGGAAGATGAGCAATGACCATGAGAACATGGAAGCAGAAACCGAGGCAGGAACGATGAAGGAGGTCAGCAGCCGATGGATGAATGTGTTGTCGCAGCAGATGCCGGTTGAGATAGCGCTGCAGTGCTGCGtgcataatataatataatatactacTACTGAAACCCTGCAACAGTGCAGAAGGGTTGAGGATGGGTTGGTGTTTGAAACGAGGAGAAGGAGATGGATGGcagtgaggaggaagaagaatcaTCTGCTCAAGGCTTTGCTCAAGTCATCCTCGAATATTTTTTGTCCTAATCCATCATAGACTTTCTTGAAGTTTAGTTTAACTAGATAGAATGAAAGGTTGTTTATTACGAGTGTTAGCTATCGTATAGACGGATTCATTAGAAATGGCTACACCATCATCATGTAGGTTGCGGCCAAGAATGAATGTAGAGTGAATAAGAGGCCGGAGGAGTTACAACAAGGATTTAACAAAACTTTCTCTATAACGTGATCACAAGATGGAAATTACTAAACCATGCAAATGTAAAGTtggcaagaaaataaaataatttatgacTATTTTGAATGAATGGATATGAGAGGTAAAGATTGAACTATAGTTTCATgttattaaaaaatgataaaagttgggttatatatatatatattttaattttgactTATAGCTTGGGTTGAATTGATGTCAAATCTAATAAATGTTAAATCGATCAGTTTGACTCAAATTAGGATAATATGTGGTATAACAGCTCTCTCGAAGTCTATTGACTTTGTTGAAATTGATATGTCATTATTTGGATACTGAGCCTCCACCCTCAGCATAATCTTTGGTTTCTTCGTGATAACTCGAATAGAAGTATTATAGTATATTCTTCAAGAATACGCGTCATTGTGTCCTCTTACCCCATGTCAAAGCCTTCTGACATTAACTTCATCTCTGTCAAATATTTCGCTGAGATAAGATGCTTGGTCTCTTcgttttttgcaacatgaaggtcTCTTGATCTTTGTCCAAAAAAAGTTTTGTGTATTCACTCCATATTTCATCTTATATGTCGACTCCTTTCATGCGACTTAGGCACTTCACTAAGTTCCACCTAAGTTGTTTTTTTGCCCCATAGTtttcattgagttgatggtggcctttACGTGCACCATTCCATGAGTCAGCTCTccattgagttcgatctccacatcaactccaagtgtgccttcatttagtaTTGCCTTGGGTTGCTCTCTCACTTGATCTCTCAatgtatccaccaatgcattatctcatgTAAGATCATGTGACGATTTCTCATCGTTTGCTCGGTCTGTTGAATTTTATGGAGTTATTGTCTTGAGATACTCCTCCTAAGTATGTGCGATCGATTACACAtggttctccctctagagaaccaAGACTTATCCCTCTAAATATCTAtctcgttggagcaacttctctcttcgcatcCTTCCCTCTAAAAGTTTTGAAGACCACCATCCCCATGGACTACTTCatattgctgaacaaactatacaTTGTTCTATCCCAGCGAATGCACTTGTTAGATTACGACTCCTTGCCAATACAGCTTCCCATTGCATCGCTCAAGGTCTTgatacacacttcagcctcttacggacatatccttcatatgccaaagagaaagtttcaatgctctaaggtgttgagtttcgatcgccttgggatagccATGGATAAcctatcgtccgcatacaagaccttgcatgagtactaaattcttcgagttagtaattttcctcacctttgtgagctttgcataactcgttTAATCGTTGAGCAATACATCTCACCTTATACGGTCTCATCCTTCACGGAGCACCCAACTTGCCTTGAGCATCATCAAGTTTGATAGCCAACGTTGAGTCATAactaaactcagccatcccaacctttgtgcgctatatATTCTTCCCAATTCGCTTATCCTCGTGATGCCTCTCATGCGAAGGGTTGACCATTACTCTAAATGTCAATCTCGAATGTctgctcctctaagcgactcttttccctatatctcaatGCTCGTTTCCCACAAACAATCGTATGCACTcgttgccctcaacgtagccccatCGAATCCCTCATGTTTCTACGCTAAGTGTTCGTagtgtgcttgtcctgctctgatgccAACTATCACAAACTTAAATGATTTTGTCTAAATCGTACCATACCCTTGTGTGTCTGTCTACAAGGGGTCAGTATCTTTATCTTCTCTTTGGTAGGTTCTCGAAGGATAATAAGAGGTTTCAAGGAGGTTCATACTTTACGGATCGGATAGACACATAAAGGCACTGTACGACTTGACTAAAATCAATTAAGTCTGTAACAACATGTCAGTCATATATCTCGAGCACACGTTCCATATGTGTTGACTATATATGACACGGATATATCAATAATGTGAAATACTATGTGACGATCACAGTGATAGcatatgccattaatatattATTCATGCGATACTAAATGTATTATTCACATGGTTCTGCTGCTGCTGTGGTGTCCATGTTAATTTTTTCCATAATCATCTAATCGTATATTTTTGGTAATAGTCATCTAAATTATTTTTGGAGAATCACGAGATTTATGACGTCATGGATCTGGTGGTCTAGAAGATGATTAAACAGGCTGATCAAACGACGAGTTCGAGATTCCAATCAGACGATAATATTGTTGATAATTGGATGCCACTTGTTATTGTGGGCACGTCCACAGGCTGCTAATGGTTGTCAACTTCTCCGGTGGATATACATAGATTTGATAGAAGAAGTAAAGAGAaagtgagaaacaaaatgagcgaACCTCGGCAAATCATTCCCAACTGGATaacaagagaaaaatcataatcGCTGACATCACAAACATAACTCCAAgtaaagaacaaacaaaacacacaAAAGCATGGGAGAGAGAAGGTCAGCTAATGGGATATAGTCAAAAACACaaaacacaaaataaaaaataaaaataaaaatctaataaaTAATGTTGGGACAGGTAAAAGTCAATACGAGAAATTTGCAGTGCTTCCGGGGCAAGTAAAAAAACTCCAGCCATCTCCCCCGCTGGTGTTCCTTTTAGGTATTGTAAGTCTTCCACAATACTCCCACCTGTCCAAACCTGACCCTCTCAAGAGTCACTTCACTTGGTTAAAGAAAAGATGTGATGCACTGAAGCTTCCATATCCCATCTCCCGGTTCATGAACCTCATCACGAACAGTCACATCACCCCTCCTTCGAACGAACTGCCAATCCATCCTTTGAAGCAAAAGATTATCATAAAAAAGGTCGGTTTGGTAGATACAAAGGAAGAAAGTGGCTGATAAGGAAGTCTATGGAGTTTGCATCCATTATCTACTCCTATCTAATGTTCTCTAGACAAAGAAAAAGGCCGATAAACCATCGAACACAGGTAAGACAAGACACAGAGCAGTAACACGGGATTGAAACAGAGCACAGGCAAGAGAAGAAGAGACTTAGAGCGCAACATTCACATCGtcgtcgtcttcctcctcctcctcctcgtcggtcGACAAATGCGCCAACCAGCAGTAGCCATGCAGGTGGCCGTTAACGCATACGAAGTACTCCAAGCTGCCTTCGTGGGAGCCCAGCCTCCGGGAGGCGCTCCGGGGCACGAGGCCTGCGGCCGTCATGCTCCACACGCGGGCGCCGCAGTAGGGGCAGCGCACCCCGGCCTCCAGCTCCGCCTGCTTCCCGATCAGCCACGCCCGCGTCCGAGACCGCATGAACCCCCGGAACACCCCCCGGTAAGCGCCGAGGTCCTCGTCGCCGCCGCGGCTGGACTCCCGGTGCTCGCAGGGGTCGCTGACG encodes the following:
- the LOC103994203 gene encoding heavy metal-associated isoprenylated plant protein 32 translates to MSKKEDIEFLKIQTCILKVSIHCNGCKKKVKNLLQKVDGVYTTSIDVEQGRVTVVSGDVDPATLIKKLCKAGKHAELLAPKNGNIIINQGQKPQPRHGKAQQQDNGKQPKGGNGGGGGGKDRKGQHPKPTQQLLQQLQQMKGAKDLQLPQLKDSKLPPEKYPKSTFPPRGFDDYDDEDDLDDEFGDEDDETDEFDCFDAEFDGDLENIKIKPAVAASKGNAMSNKKGGGGSGAEKGEVPVQNKGNAMQGNDAGGGGRKGGGGGSATKHGWKNNGANNGNTNVNSDPSKGHGKKEAGGGGHHPMLSRGMMGNIPAAAAAVVQGLPAGVPQSGYYHQTMAPPQPPEVVATANPYQQQYMAAMMQKPQQQRMMMTMMMNGQDSVLQPAVGYARPPLPLYNVPPPPPSLLPHQSDPYTTLFSDENTSSSCSIM